A window of the Sandaracinaceae bacterium genome harbors these coding sequences:
- a CDS encoding VWA domain-containing protein produces MIAWVRRSMAALYILFLGVPALWVSAYLVEGVYGVPLRADSFRFERPWAGLLLIAAPLVWLARVWLLKTAAPRLLVSRGKTLAQVRPGYRVWVKHLPLGLRVTALWLFGIALMGPQSIHARDRTEVDGIDIVLVMDMSLSMQAADIRPNRFEATKIVVQDFVRRRPNDRIGAVVFGRDAFTLMPLTTDKEALQTVISELQLELIEGRGTAIGNAIGTALNRLRPSRARSKVVILLTDGDSNAGNVSPEQAAELAATMQVKVFTVLMGVSDDAPVAQGVDLTRRTIFGMQNQPVNPELLQRIAARTGGQHYSVADRGALERTFHSILDQLERSEIEDLGQVYGELYPAFVWPGLLLLLLEAVFGALVLRRWP; encoded by the coding sequence GTGATCGCGTGGGTCCGTCGCTCCATGGCCGCTCTCTACATCCTCTTCTTGGGGGTGCCCGCGCTGTGGGTGTCCGCCTACCTCGTGGAGGGTGTGTACGGCGTGCCGCTGCGCGCCGACAGCTTCCGCTTCGAACGCCCGTGGGCCGGTCTGTTGCTCATCGCGGCGCCGCTGGTGTGGCTCGCCCGAGTGTGGTTGCTGAAGACGGCCGCCCCGCGCTTGCTGGTCAGCCGCGGCAAGACGCTCGCGCAAGTGCGCCCGGGCTATCGCGTGTGGGTCAAGCACCTGCCGCTCGGGTTGCGTGTCACCGCGCTCTGGCTGTTCGGCATCGCGCTGATGGGCCCGCAGAGCATCCACGCCCGTGACCGTACCGAGGTAGACGGCATCGACATCGTGCTCGTGATGGACATGTCCCTGTCGATGCAGGCTGCCGACATCCGTCCGAACCGCTTCGAGGCGACCAAGATCGTCGTGCAGGACTTCGTGCGTCGACGCCCGAACGACCGCATCGGCGCCGTGGTCTTCGGTCGCGACGCCTTCACGCTCATGCCGCTCACGACCGACAAGGAGGCCCTCCAGACCGTCATCTCGGAGCTCCAGCTGGAGCTCATCGAGGGACGCGGCACCGCCATCGGGAACGCCATCGGGACGGCCCTGAACCGCCTGCGCCCGAGCCGCGCGCGCAGCAAGGTCGTCATCCTGTTGACCGACGGTGACAGCAACGCAGGCAACGTCTCTCCAGAGCAGGCGGCGGAGCTGGCTGCGACGATGCAGGTGAAGGTCTTCACGGTGTTGATGGGGGTGAGCGACGACGCGCCGGTCGCGCAGGGAGTGGATCTCACGCGGCGCACCATCTTCGGTATGCAGAACCAGCCGGTGAACCCCGAGCTGCTGCAGCGCATCGCGGCCCGCACGGGCGGGCAGCACTACTCGGTCGCCGATCGGGGCGCCCTGGAGCGGACCTTCCACAGCATCCTCGACCAGCTCGAGCGTAGCGAGATCGAAGACCTCGGTCAGGTGTATGGCGAGCTCTACCCCGCGTTCGTGTGGCCCGGCCTCTTGCTGCTCCTCTTGGAGGCCGTGTTCGGGGCGCTCGTCCTGCGGAGGTGGCCATGA
- a CDS encoding VWA domain-containing protein: protein MTWHSPVVLWFVLAVLVVAGVLLAGWRLRERATRRFGEPTALQSLRVGRSGPLRAARGVLLVLGLLLVVAALAGPQYGSRTRVLRQRGIDVVVALDFSKSMLARDVSPNRSERAKVELTRFIEGLGGDRVGVVAFAGETMQFPLTTDYAAVQLFLRDLTPLDMPVGGTAIGRALVAAGRLLERSSRTPEGVTDAEWADTRPARVVVLMTDGEDHEGDPVQAARDLAAEGVKVFVVGIGSRTGEPIPTYSEDGTWTGYMRDRDGNVVTTALTAENEVQLQAIAEATGGRYLRAEDGGVGVDQVAREIRTLQQGERESRRVTVHENRYALALLPGFLLLVLEGLLPEAWLLRRRRRLARTSDEREAGRA, encoded by the coding sequence ATGACGTGGCACTCGCCCGTGGTCCTCTGGTTCGTCCTGGCCGTGCTGGTCGTGGCGGGTGTGCTGCTCGCGGGGTGGCGCCTGCGCGAACGGGCCACGCGCCGCTTTGGCGAGCCCACCGCGTTGCAGAGCCTGCGTGTCGGGCGGTCGGGGCCCCTACGCGCCGCGCGGGGCGTGCTGTTGGTGTTGGGCCTGTTGTTGGTGGTGGCCGCCCTCGCGGGGCCCCAGTACGGTAGCCGCACGCGCGTGCTGCGGCAGCGCGGGATCGATGTCGTGGTGGCGCTCGACTTCAGCAAGAGCATGCTGGCTCGCGACGTCAGCCCGAACCGCAGCGAGCGCGCGAAGGTGGAGCTCACCCGCTTCATCGAGGGCCTGGGCGGCGACCGCGTGGGCGTGGTGGCCTTCGCGGGAGAGACGATGCAGTTCCCGCTGACGACCGACTACGCGGCGGTGCAGCTGTTCTTGCGCGACCTGACGCCCCTCGACATGCCCGTTGGGGGCACGGCCATCGGGCGCGCGCTGGTAGCCGCCGGGCGCTTGCTGGAGCGCAGCAGTCGCACTCCAGAGGGCGTGACCGACGCCGAGTGGGCCGACACGCGCCCAGCGCGCGTCGTGGTCCTCATGACCGACGGGGAGGATCACGAGGGAGACCCCGTCCAGGCCGCGCGCGACCTCGCCGCCGAAGGCGTGAAAGTCTTCGTGGTGGGCATCGGGTCGCGCACCGGAGAGCCCATCCCCACCTACAGCGAAGATGGTACGTGGACGGGCTACATGCGCGATCGCGACGGAAACGTCGTGACCACCGCGCTCACGGCGGAGAACGAAGTACAGCTGCAGGCCATCGCCGAGGCCACCGGCGGGCGCTACCTACGCGCAGAGGACGGCGGAGTCGGCGTCGATCAGGTCGCGCGAGAGATTCGCACGTTGCAGCAGGGGGAGCGCGAGTCACGACGCGTGACAGTCCACGAGAACCGCTATGCGTTGGCGCTCTTGCCAGGCTTCTTGCTGCTCGTGCTCGAGGGCCTCTTGCCAGAAGCGTGGCTGCTGCGTCGGCGCCGACGGCTGGCGCGAACCAGCGATGAGCGGGAGGCTGGTCGGGCATGA
- a CDS encoding tetratricopeptide repeat protein, giving the protein MKALVSLTLVFLASLFGGWDPFHRPNPNVEEGNARVTAENYDGALEAYDRAARELPSAPGVHLDRGIAFLHKGDRERAREALLLAIGPETPPDLVADIRYDLGLSYFQDGEAAAAEDDHQTAQTAFRNAVDEYRRSLRARPSDHNTAWNLEIALRRLNEEREEQEREEQEQQDQDQQDQDQQDQQDQDEQDQQDQEQQDQDQQDQDQQDQDQQDQDQNQQDSQDQQQQDGQDGQDEPSQPEQGQEPESSSGDEQNDPRDSQDQADGQQLPNQAQRVLDALQDGEESLEQYRAAQRGQRENRRVEQDW; this is encoded by the coding sequence ATGAAGGCGCTGGTCTCGCTCACACTCGTCTTCTTGGCCTCCCTGTTCGGCGGGTGGGACCCGTTCCACCGACCCAACCCGAACGTCGAGGAAGGCAACGCCCGCGTCACCGCCGAGAACTACGACGGTGCGCTCGAGGCGTACGATCGCGCGGCGCGTGAGCTCCCGTCGGCTCCAGGGGTGCACCTGGACCGCGGCATCGCCTTCCTGCACAAGGGCGACCGCGAGCGTGCGCGCGAGGCCCTCCTGCTGGCCATCGGGCCGGAGACGCCGCCGGATCTCGTCGCGGACATCCGCTACGACCTGGGCCTCTCCTACTTCCAAGACGGAGAGGCGGCAGCCGCGGAGGACGACCACCAGACGGCACAGACCGCCTTTCGCAACGCCGTCGACGAGTATCGTCGCTCGCTGCGCGCCCGGCCGTCGGACCACAACACGGCGTGGAACCTGGAGATCGCGCTGCGCCGGTTGAACGAAGAGCGCGAGGAGCAGGAGCGCGAAGAGCAGGAGCAGCAGGACCAGGACCAGCAGGACCAGGACCAGCAGGATCAGCAAGACCAGGACGAGCAGGATCAGCAAGACCAGGAGCAGCAGGACCAGGACCAGCAAGACCAGGACCAGCAAGACCAGGACCAGCAGGACCAGGACCAGAACCAGCAGGACTCGCAGGACCAACAGCAGCAGGACGGGCAGGACGGGCAGGACGAGCCCAGCCAGCCCGAACAGGGGCAGGAGCCGGAGAGCTCCTCCGGCGACGAGCAGAACGACCCGCGTGACAGCCAGGATCAGGCCGACGGTCAGCAGCTGCCCAACCAAGCGCAGCGCGTGTTGGATGCCCTCCAGGACGGCGAAGAGAGCCTCGAGCAGTATCGCGCGGCGCAGCGCGGACAGCGTGAGAACCGGCGCGTGGAGCAGGACTGGTGA
- a CDS encoding protein BatD, with the protein MTTPIPHAHPRLRGSDSTLGSRVAITRSCRPGVCVSGSGRFARGPLARVQRVVLLAVVLLGSFPLDALVAVAHAQHVTVVTTTSSPQVTVGTDFSLEVRADCDSCQVQNLELPALVEFDIVNRSLMRPTSVQMGPNGTRVQESVIHRLRLRPRQPGRVRIEPAVAVVAGQRHAGNAVDLQVLPAAGGQVGPAPPPPVPAPPPMNGVLDGANVDSVAFLRTVADPVDPVVGQQVTVTLLFYTRVAARNLQPEREIATDGFWVHDLIGPNAPPPQSRREVVQGVPYDVHVVRHFAAFPLESGDLVLGSPRMAIQTGGGFMFGSRPEQLVREGVPVTVHVRPLPAPAPRGAVVGRYTIRTQLDRTTIRTGDAVTLTAFVEGEGNLRDVSLTLPDLPGLRVHPPRREDDIRAQGVRVGGTTRMEWLLVAEQPGTYTIPPLTQVVFDPFAERYDTVRSEPLTLTVAGAPVVAPAPAPATTSTAPEEPPVVDASTIGEIRTRSELLRARSPLSSSWAYWLGLLAMPLALALGWGVLAQRARRRAHDQRADRQAAALVREKLETAKRALKTADAGAFYPAVAAALRAALEGRLGESVGSLTHAQLGERLEQRGMSAELRERLVEELEACDFARFSAEAGSDEELERCLSRVRAMVQRLERFTPAVASGEGRA; encoded by the coding sequence GTGACGACCCCCATCCCACACGCGCACCCGAGGCTACGCGGCTCGGACTCGACCCTCGGCTCGCGCGTCGCGATCACGCGCTCATGCCGGCCGGGCGTGTGCGTGAGTGGGTCGGGCCGCTTCGCTCGCGGGCCGCTCGCTCGGGTGCAGCGTGTCGTGCTCCTCGCCGTCGTGCTGCTCGGCTCGTTCCCGCTGGACGCGCTCGTCGCCGTCGCCCATGCCCAGCACGTGACCGTCGTGACCACCACGAGCTCGCCGCAGGTCACCGTAGGCACGGACTTCTCGCTCGAAGTGCGGGCGGATTGCGACAGCTGCCAGGTGCAGAATCTCGAGCTGCCCGCGCTGGTGGAGTTCGACATCGTGAACCGCAGCCTCATGCGGCCCACCTCGGTTCAGATGGGGCCCAACGGCACGCGCGTGCAGGAGTCGGTCATCCACCGACTGCGCTTGCGTCCACGGCAACCCGGGCGCGTCCGCATCGAGCCTGCAGTGGCGGTAGTCGCTGGTCAGCGCCATGCGGGAAACGCGGTCGATCTCCAGGTGCTCCCCGCCGCTGGTGGGCAGGTCGGCCCGGCGCCGCCGCCGCCCGTGCCCGCGCCTCCTCCGATGAACGGGGTGCTCGACGGGGCAAACGTCGACTCGGTCGCGTTTCTGCGCACGGTGGCGGACCCCGTCGACCCCGTCGTGGGCCAGCAGGTCACTGTCACGCTTCTGTTCTACACGCGCGTCGCAGCGCGCAACCTCCAGCCCGAGCGAGAGATCGCGACCGACGGCTTCTGGGTCCACGACCTGATCGGACCCAACGCGCCCCCACCGCAGTCCCGTCGCGAGGTCGTGCAGGGGGTTCCCTACGACGTGCACGTGGTGCGTCACTTCGCGGCGTTTCCTCTGGAGTCCGGAGACCTCGTGCTCGGTTCGCCGCGCATGGCGATCCAGACGGGGGGCGGCTTCATGTTCGGCTCACGCCCCGAGCAGCTGGTGCGCGAGGGGGTGCCGGTGACGGTGCACGTGCGGCCCTTGCCCGCGCCCGCCCCGCGCGGCGCCGTGGTGGGTCGCTACACCATTCGAACACAGCTCGACCGCACCACCATCCGCACGGGCGACGCGGTGACGCTGACGGCGTTCGTCGAGGGCGAAGGCAATCTCCGTGATGTGAGCCTGACGCTGCCTGACCTGCCTGGGTTGCGCGTCCACCCGCCGCGGCGAGAAGACGACATCAGGGCGCAGGGCGTACGCGTCGGAGGCACGACGCGCATGGAGTGGCTGTTGGTCGCGGAGCAACCCGGGACGTACACCATCCCCCCCCTCACGCAGGTGGTGTTCGACCCGTTCGCAGAGCGCTACGACACGGTGCGGTCGGAGCCGCTCACGCTCACCGTCGCGGGTGCCCCGGTCGTCGCTCCCGCGCCAGCACCGGCGACGACGAGCACCGCTCCCGAAGAGCCCCCCGTGGTCGACGCCAGCACGATCGGCGAGATCCGTACGCGCAGCGAGCTGTTGCGCGCGCGGTCCCCACTGAGCAGCTCGTGGGCCTACTGGCTGGGGCTGCTGGCCATGCCGCTCGCGCTGGCTCTCGGCTGGGGTGTGCTCGCGCAGCGCGCCCGGCGTCGCGCACACGACCAGCGCGCCGACCGGCAGGCGGCGGCGCTGGTGCGCGAGAAGCTCGAGACGGCGAAGCGTGCCTTGAAGACGGCGGACGCGGGCGCGTTCTATCCTGCGGTCGCGGCCGCGCTCCGAGCGGCGCTGGAGGGACGGCTGGGCGAGTCGGTGGGCAGCCTGACGCACGCGCAGCTCGGCGAACGCCTGGAACAACGCGGCATGAGCGCCGAGCTGCGTGAGCGCTTGGTGGAAGAGCTCGAGGCCTGCGACTTCGCGCGCTTCAGCGCCGAGGCGGGCAGCGACGAAGAGCTCGAGCGTTGTCTCTCGCGTGTGCGCGCCATGGTGCAGCGCCTGGAGCGCTTCACACCTGCCGTCGCGAGTGGGGAGGGCCGCGCATGA
- a CDS encoding tetratricopeptide repeat protein, which yields MTGTGLLRRVALMLLVVVAVAGRPWSPVRAQDAATESSMRATGATDQSRAEADTVHALFRRANELAFAENYAGALEVYGALTDVGIVDPDVEQNIAVCYARTGRLARAIFHFERALLLRPGDEGIERGLAAVEDALARARAEAEGEAELATDKHFVRAMVRSVSEQALAIALLSTVALLCLALVARRRAQDEVPRVAAGVASLFALVLCVVAAVGLVVKQGWLRDGVPAVVLEDEVPLHQSPDARSPVLDAPARAGERGVVLDEYEGFVRLRLGARQGWARTADVGQLR from the coding sequence ATGACGGGGACAGGGCTCTTGCGCCGCGTCGCGCTGATGCTGCTGGTGGTCGTGGCAGTCGCAGGACGTCCGTGGTCCCCCGTTCGTGCGCAGGACGCGGCGACCGAGTCCAGCATGCGCGCGACGGGGGCGACGGACCAGAGTCGCGCCGAGGCGGACACGGTACACGCTCTGTTCCGACGGGCGAACGAACTGGCGTTTGCAGAGAACTACGCGGGCGCGCTCGAAGTCTACGGCGCCCTCACGGACGTCGGCATCGTGGATCCAGACGTCGAGCAGAACATCGCGGTCTGCTACGCCCGCACTGGGCGCCTGGCGCGCGCCATCTTCCACTTCGAGCGCGCTCTGTTGCTACGCCCCGGAGACGAGGGGATCGAGCGGGGCCTGGCCGCCGTCGAGGATGCCCTGGCCAGGGCCCGCGCCGAGGCGGAGGGGGAGGCGGAGCTCGCTACGGACAAGCACTTCGTGCGCGCGATGGTCCGCTCCGTGAGCGAGCAGGCGCTCGCCATCGCGCTGCTGTCGACGGTGGCGCTGCTGTGTCTCGCGCTCGTCGCGCGGCGTCGGGCGCAAGACGAGGTGCCGCGCGTGGCCGCGGGTGTGGCTTCGCTGTTTGCGCTCGTGCTCTGCGTCGTGGCGGCGGTCGGACTCGTCGTGAAGCAGGGGTGGCTGCGTGATGGCGTGCCGGCCGTCGTGCTCGAGGACGAAGTGCCGCTCCACCAGTCCCCTGACGCTCGCAGTCCCGTTTTGGACGCGCCAGCGCGGGCTGGTGAACGCGGCGTCGTCCTCGACGAGTATGAGGGGTTCGTGCGTTTGCGACTTGGCGCGCGGCAAGGATGGGCCCGCACGGCGGATGTCGGACAGCTACGCTGA
- a CDS encoding response regulator, protein MKKILVVEDDALSSMVIGDFLEANGYEVTVAKNGVDALTEFERVSPDAMLVDVMLPKRSGFEVCFEVKRTEKGRTMPLMLMSAVYRDEDHAKKYAREDLRAQAYLVKPFDMRAMLSELESLLVASA, encoded by the coding sequence ATGAAGAAGATCCTGGTAGTCGAAGACGATGCCCTCAGCTCGATGGTGATCGGGGACTTCCTCGAGGCCAACGGCTACGAGGTGACGGTCGCGAAGAACGGCGTGGACGCCCTGACCGAGTTCGAGCGCGTGTCTCCGGACGCGATGCTCGTGGATGTCATGCTCCCCAAGCGTAGCGGCTTCGAGGTGTGCTTCGAGGTCAAGCGCACGGAGAAGGGGCGCACCATGCCGCTCATGCTCATGAGCGCGGTCTATCGCGACGAGGACCACGCGAAGAAGTACGCGCGTGAGGACCTGCGTGCGCAGGCGTACCTGGTGAAGCCGTTCGACATGCGCGCCATGCTGAGCGAGCTGGAGTCCTTGCTGGTGGCCTCGGCCTGA